From Penaeus vannamei isolate JL-2024 chromosome 40, ASM4276789v1, whole genome shotgun sequence, the proteins below share one genomic window:
- the LOC113808724 gene encoding UPAR/Ly6 domain-containing protein crok, translating to MEKTVLYFTLFLFLSIIYETGAIKCYQCSTDEDPKGRDLCGAYEYFDEEAHIPVDCFQEESVTPGTFCVKITKQSPRMFIWDGRWRTVIRRCSSVTETGVTNVCNWGVDLNGVYWEECYCTSDGCNGSSALTVSFSLIAAALVASVWMRL from the exons ATGGAAAAAACAGTGCTCTatttcacactctttctctttctcagtatcATTTACGAAA CCGGGGCAATAAAATGCTACCAGTGCTCGACCGATGAGGATCCAAAAGGAAGAGATCTGTGTGGCGCATATGAATACTTTGACGAGGAAGCCCACATCCCTGTTGACTGCTTCCAGGAGGAATCTGTGACCCCAGGGACGTTCTGCGTCAAGATCACCAAGCAGTCTCCACGCATGTTTATCT GGGATGGCCGCTGGCGCACTGTTATCCGCCGCTGTTCCTCAGTCACAGAGACTGGAGTGACAAACGTATGCAACTGGGGTGTGGACCTGAATGGTGTCTATTGGGAGGAATGTTATTGCACCTCTGACGGGTGCAATGGCTCATCCGCATTGACAGTCAGCTTTTCTCTCATTGCTGCTGCTCTGGTAGCTTCCGTTTGGATGAGGTTATAA